In Coffea eugenioides isolate CCC68of chromosome 4, Ceug_1.0, whole genome shotgun sequence, the genomic stretch GTCAttggctcagtggccaccacCTAGTTGGTGAACCTTGCCTCCTATAAAAAATGTCACATTTAAGTGGCTTGTTTcgccactggccatttggtccggtggtcatcaccattaaaggtgatgccggaggtcaggggttcaatccctgcctcccacaaatttgccacactttgtggcggtcttaattgaccttcatcgatggagtctgtactcacatcgaaccccctccccttccccttagactagcctagattaggttataggacatctatcgtttcgacaaaaaaaaaaaaaaaagtggctTGTTTCCAAAATAATTCAGACGGGTGTGCTGTGCACCCGTCTGGTccggtggtggttcagtccTCTCCGATTATTTCTGGGCCTGCTTAGATCCGCCCCCTTCCCCTTAGTGTAGGATAAATTAGGTTTATCGTCTCTGAAAAATCTTAGgcataaattttcttttcacgGGTGCTCTTAGCTTTCCGAGACAAAGGACAAAAGAAAATGCTCATGCTAGTAGTTGGTAGTACTAGAAGTGCCTTCCATGCTGGCCTGTGATTTGGACCGTAAAAAATGGTATAATAATATAGTCAAAAGTTCAGATACAGGATTAGGAGCAAGCGTGAACATTTAATTGAAATTATAATGTTAATAAGATGGTGAGATGAATAAACCATCTTTAGTACTCCACATAAAAAACTAGAGGCCTTCTTGAATACATATTTGGCCCTGAAAATTTGATCGAAAGGAGGGATAAGAGGGGAAGGTATTGTGCTAATGTGCATGTAATAAATTCGTGAAAGCTTCTAGCATTGAATTGCAAATCATCAAAGTTTTGCTTAATCTCGGTTCAGGCTGAAGTAACTAAAGGAAAATCAGGGTGCAGCTTTCGCCTTTGCTCGTAATATTTCACCTTAATTGTTGGGCCAAGTATTTTCCAAAAAACTGGGCcaagtccaaaatttagtccATAAGGTGCATAGTTATATCCGAACTATAATCCGTCTTAACTAGCTTTTGTTATGGTTAGGATGGGAACTGATAGAGGCCCGTGATGAACGGATTCCCTCGTCAAAGAACCAGCCACTCATTTCTTAAACAAAGTGATGAAACTTCAGTGGGCTTGAGTTGCAAAATGCTAAgagcttgtttggattgtgatttttttgtagaaattttttttgaaatattcttttgccatatattttcaatcacatttttatatCTAATCTTTTAGACACCTCGGTTCAGTATTTGCTAGCGTTTGACATTCATTAATATTTTGAGCTGGACtttaataacaaaaatttaCATAAGAAGGAATCAAATTACTCAAGTTTAAGCAATAAAAAAAAGCCTTTTGAGCACTAAAACTTCAATTTGTATGCTTTTTGATCACTAAATTATTTTTCGCTTTGAGTTGCCTACTTgattccctaataattttcctcattccattctttttcctttgaaattatATGATTTTTCACGCATTTGACTCAAATAATcttgaaaattaacaaaattcatAAATCTAACAACAAAATGTGATGAAATAACGCTTAGTCCATTGCTTGTGTAATTTGAATAGATTATTTTAATGCAATGAATAAAATATATACAGGCTCTAGTGGGTAGTGAGAGGATTAACTTGGAGTGAGTTTGGATATGAAATTGTTTgggataaattttttttaaaaatattataacaTTTTTTCGACATGATGTATATGACGTGAAGatgtgattgaaaaaaaaaagtgattgaaaaatatttatatgactcaatcaaataaatttttgcaAATAATATACCATTCAAATATATTAATAAGTTTTTATTCAAACACCAAGGTCctgtttggcaagtgagtttaTTGTAACTtattgtagaagtttttaaaaatttttttgaagtgttttttttttttgaatattttgaagtgtatagtttaaaaattttgaaaagtttcttgagattattatagttaaatttaaaaaacttgtaacagataaatttgacaaaaaacttATCTGCCAAACACTAACACTATACGTGTAGAAATAGTGAAAAtactaagaaaattttttactacCTCGCAAGGCTGTGTTCGATTCGGACACCATCACCGTTTGTTAATAGGCAAAAGGATAGAGAAATCCACGCTCACACGCACCCATGTGAGTTAGAAATCGAATTAAGTTGGAAATCGAAACGTCATCACCTACtctcctttttttccttctctcgTTTACTCCCCAACTATTCTCGGATTGCTGCCATTGACGACAACACctcctataaaaagaaaatccaaaacAATATTAGAAATAAATCCaatattccttttcttttctttccattaTTTTCCTCCCAAAtagaggggaaaaaaatttcTAGGGTTTTCCGCACCCTGACCTAACCCCCACCCTCCAATTCCCAAGATTTTACCCCCAGAGAACCCTAATTTTTAACTTAATTCGATTTTATTGAGCTTTAATTGTTCGAGGAGGGTTTGAACTTTTTCGTTGGATTGCATTGTTCTGGATTTTGAGTGAGGAGTTAGGACTATTTTTTTTCCTGAGTATTTGAAGAGATGGCAGAGGCAGCGAAAGAAGAAGAGGTGGAGTACGAGAGCGATCCGGAGGAGACGAAGCTGTCGTTGAAGATGCGGAGGAGGGAGGCGAGCGATGATGAGGAGGAAGAGGGTGGAGATGGGGAGGATAGCGAGAGGGGAGAGGCCTTTAAGCCGCGTAGGAGAATCGTTGACTCCGACGTTGAGTCGGACGGTCAAGGGGCTGCGGCAGAATACGAGGacgaagaggaggaggaggaggactatggcgaggaggaagaggatgaaTTAATTGACGAGGAAGACTACGCGGAGGAGGATGAGGTGTATGTGGAAGAGAGAAGGGGTGAAATTGGAGAAGTTGAGGCGGTGGGGAAGGAGGCTGAGGCGCAGGTGGACGGACGAAAAGAAAGCCGTGAGGACAGAGTGGGACCCAAGTCAATTGAAGGGCTACAAGGATCCATTGACGATGGTCATTTTGAAGACGGTGCAAACGAGAATCAGCAGGGGGAAGAGATGGGGGAAGAGATAGGGGACGAGGGGGAGAAGAAAGAGATCGAGCCATATGCTGTACCTACTGCTGGGGCTTTTTATATGCATGATGACAGGTTTCGCGACAATGCTGGTGGAAGAAACAGGTACCAATGCTGATGGTATATCTAATTAGTTGGATTGCTGCagtatttgttttgattttgattgatttaaTTAGCGTTGAAATCTGGTTTGTGAAATCAGATGAAATATTTCTGCGCGTGAATGACATTTAGTTCAATTCAAGGGGCATTCTGTTTGGTCTCGGTGCAATATATGCAAATTTACATGGACAAACATATTTAGGGAAAATTAACCGCCCGGTAGGAATTGTGGTTTTGCTGCATCTTGAAGCATTTTTGTTTCTTAATTCGTTGTTACTTTGCTTGAGAATGTGGAGTAATTTGAGCTGTATTCTTTTATCTTCATTAGGAAATGTAATTCGGATATGATGCTGTGGCAGTCTTCATATTCCCCCCCTTTTtttggtgtgtgtgtgtgtattctTTTTCCCTTTAATCACTGATTCTAGTGAAAGTGGCCCAGAAATTTTAGGACGCTGTTCGGTAATTATTGTTAGTACCCAATCTCTGTTTATTCGCTGAAGCAACCCAGAAACTCAGAAGTGCCAAGTTATGGGCTTTCAACATTGACCTAGTCTCTTAGGTGCTGCTTTTCTTTCATTAACTTTTTAGCCTTTGTATTAACTGTCATGGACAACCAAACATGGTCATAATATAATAGTAGAACATATTAAGCAGTTAAATGTTGTGACCTTCTTCAATGTTGAATGTGTTTGGTCAACCATGAAAAATTTATGGGCAGGCAGGTTCACGAAGATTTATCCAAAACTAAGATAGCTAGGACTAAGGCTAGCTGTGGTGCATACGTGTTATTCTCTTGCTTTGCTTCTTTTCATGAACTGCGTATTTGCTCAAGGTGCTAGGAAACAGTGTTTACTGACAGGCCATTTAAGATAGTTGATCAAGTAAGTTCTTGTGTATCCTATATCCAAATATACTATGGTTCATTCTTCTGAACTTTAACTTACATCttaagtactttttttttttttttttatctttttggcACTTCACTCTTGCATGAGTATTATGAACCTTGGAAATAATTTAGAGACATGCACATAATGGATGTATGCCATAACTATGACAGAACTGGATATTGTGTTTCCTGTTTTAAGTGGTTGATGAGATCTATATGTTGAGCTCTTTTAATGTTTTGTGCAAATAGTATGACACTTTAAATGCTCTGTGGACTTTTTTTATGCTCCCCTCCCCCCAACAAACACAAACAAATACACACATGCGTGCACACACACTTAATCTGTCTCCTTGAAACACTTGTATTTGCGTAGAAACATAAATGCACTCTCGGTTACACAATTTGAATTCTTTTGTTATGGTTTTATttggcatatgaatgcaagtaCTTTTGTGAAACTAATTGATTTTGTAAtttctgcttttgcttcttTAGGCGGACTTTTGGTGGTAGAAAATTGTGGGAATCAAAGGATGACAAGAAATGGGGTCATGACAAGTTTGAGGAGTTGACTATGCAGGAAAGGCATTTTGATGAGGTGAGTGGTTTTTTTTTGGCGGTTCTTCATCATATTTTACTGTGAATTTGGCTTAAATTTCTATCGGGTTTATTTTTGCTGTTAGTTTTTCTGTCGGTTTGATACACATTGTATTATACTTTTTCAGGGTCGGAGGAATTCAAGAGGGAGATATCGAGGTCGAGGTAGGAAACGAGGTGCAGAACGGGGCGGATATGTAAGAGGAAGCAGGCCAAGGGCATATAACACTAATAGCAATCAAAATAAGAATAACAATCAGAATAATGCGCTGAAAAGTGTGAGGGGACGAGGACCTAGAAGGTATCAGCCATCTTTTAAGAGCAACGACGAAGTGCGTCCTGCCCTTAACCAACAGTGAGTAGCTGTATTTTGGgatctctatttttttttttttagtagttagtttcttcttcttgtttcaGCATATTGAGGAAcagattttttccttttctgtttaTAGGTCTGGAAAGATAGCTGAGAAACCATTGAATGCTAATGCTGGGAGAGTATCTGCACCTGCATCAAATGTGGAATCTGAAGTAGCTCCTGCTAAAAAACATGTTTTTGCCTCAAGTTTGAATTCAGCTTCACCTCCATTTTATCCCTCTGCCTCTACCTCTAGCTCTAAAGAGATTGCTGTAACGCAGAAGAGGGATTTACAACCTGGGACAAATAACCGTCGGATCCATCCTGTTGTGGATGAAAATTTTTCTACAGCACAATCCAGTGCAGTCCAACGAGGAAAGAGTGTAGTTGATTCTATTGGCATGGATAAACTTTACATCAATGATTCAATTGCCACAGTTGCTGGGAAATCTTCAACCACTTTGCAGTTTCCACCAGGATCCTCATCAATGAGTTCTAGTCAGTCTCCGCAGCTGAGGGCTCAAGGTAGAGGAATAAATAACTTGCCCCAAGTGACCTACCAATCAACAGGGCCAAATAGCCAGGGCAATAGAATCTCTCCCCCGTCCCAGGTCCATACTACTACTCAGCGGAATCCTGTTCAAAACCGAGGACAACCATCTCTGCAAACTTCTGGTCAGCAGTTGGCTCAGAATCCAGGAGGTGGATCTCAAGATTCTTCTCCAAAAGCAGTTATTAACAAAAGCTCTTTTGAATCAGCAGAGACAGAACCTCTTTCAGAATCAAACAAGTCTAAGGCTGCATTGATGGCAAAAGGAAAAGGCAGTGTTCAGGGTAGTGGACGGGGATCCTTTTTGTATGGTGGAGCTCAAGTTATTGGGGCTTCTGGCAACCTAGGAAGTGGTCCTGGAGATCAAAATTTCCCTGCCTTCTTGCCATGTAATAGTTTTGAGTCTATCTACTTGGTGAACTGAACTGAGTTGGCCTTCTTTTTGGTAGACTTGCAATGGTTTTGGAGATCTTTAGCAATAATTTTCcgtatttcattttattttatctactTGATCAGAATGTTCTACTTTTTGCTTTTGATGAGATTTATACAATTTTTTAAACTCAGCTTGTTGTCTAAAATGCTTCTGGTTAATGGAAAATGCAGTTATGCAATTTGGGGGCCAGCGTCCAGGTGGTATTGGAGTTCCTGCTGTTGGCATGGCCTTCCCGGGATATGTTGCCCAACCCCAAATTGGTGGTTTAGGGAATTCTGAGATGACTTGGTAATCATTTTTCTCAACGTTTTCATCTGAGTATTAATTTTCCTACTAAAAATCTCAGAGATTTGAATGTGTGTTCTTTTGGCTTCTAAGTTCCAACATATTGAGtatgattttctattttttcgtCTATTTGATTTCGAAACGGGAATCAATTTCCTGCACACTACTTATGACCAGCAATTGACATATGAATTAGGACTATGCTTGTGGATACTATGCTGATTCTGGTGTTAACCTATTGACTTTATACTAGTGCAATCTTGATTACAAAGCTAGCCTTATTGTGAGATAAAAAAGGAGAGTTTCACTTCCTTGTTAACagcttgaaaattattttgcaaGATTAGTATTGAAACCTCTATAATTCAGTGAGCGTTTAATGCAATAGGGAGAGTTATGagatgaattaattattttggtTGGAGCAGTTCTGACCAAACACTTGAATGGTCACCGGGGGCACAAAGTGTTTGTTAAATAAAGCTTTGAACAGGTGACTTGGAAGTGATTACAGTTGTTCTAAACAATTAGTGAATGGAAGAATATGGTCAGAGCTACAATCCCCCCTAGGTAATCTTGTAATGCTTCCTTTGAAATGAAAAAAGTTTAgccttcttttcctttctccgTTAATTGCTTCCTCTCTAAATTTTTCATCTTGACTTTAGCCTTTGGATGGTTATCTGAAAGAAACCATCAAGAGTTAGATACTCTCAAATTGTAGTCTGTATTGAAAATCATTGGTCCTGTCTGTTTTTGGAATTTAGTATTAGAAATTGGCTTGGAAGCAGTGCAGAATCTAGTCAGGAAAGAgttgtgttttattttttcccttGAAAAGATGATATTTGGACTCTGGGCACTGTGGTTTTTGGGAAGGTAGAAGGTAGGATGCTTTGAAGCAATTAGCCTTTCAGATGGTGTTAGTTGTTTATAGTGGCAGATAGGACTTGTAAGGATTGATTCTCTAAAGATCAAGCAATAATGGAGATGATGATGTATCATTGTGATGACAACAAGATGGATTGGATATGGGTACTGAGGTATTTGTAGACCCACCTCTTTAGGATGGCCCCCATGCCACTGTAACCAGGGGTTGGAACAGAGCAATAAAGGTTAGAAGAGCTAGTTTGGTTTTTGTTGGGACAAAGATTTTCATTTGCGACACACAACTACAAGTCCCATTGTCCGTTGTAGTTCAATAGACTACCACTAGTGTTCTTCAGGATGGCAATATCTTTCTTTTCTGTTGTATGGACCTCTGCAATGAACTTCTGATTAGCATTTGAAGTAGAATTTCAAGCTTGTTTTGTTCGTGTAATCTGATTCCTTGGTTTCTTTCCTAAAAACGTTGCATTGTGTGTGAATTTTCAGTTAGGTTTCTAAAATAATAAGGCTGACAATTTTTCCATTGTTCTCAGGCTACCTGTTTTGGCTGGTGCTGCCGGAGCATTGGGTGCTTCTTATTGCTCGCCATATCTTGCTATGGATGGCTCTTATCATGCACGCCCATCTGGACAGGCATCTTCACCGGCTGCTGCTTCAATGTCAGTAGAGTAACCAGATATTCATCTTTTTTCAATTGTATATGCACAGCTGTCTTCACCTCATGATAATACGTTAAGATTATTCTTGAATATGCTGTTTTTGTGATATTATTGGCTTCATCCATCGACTTTACAGTTTATCACTGTAGTGTATTTTGTTTGTTAGTGCAAATATGTTTTTGACCTTATTGAGATTGGTCAAAATGCTATTACCAGTGTAGCATCCTTCTTGTCTGTTATTTGAGATGTGTCAGTAGGCTATCCAGCTTTCTTTAGTTGAATTACGACCTGTGGACGTACTTTTTCCTGGTAGTTTGTGATATTTTATGCTTTGTAAATGATCTTATCAATGCTTCGGTGGCCTATTAACTTTTTACTTTTTAGCTGATTTCTTTCAGTAAATAGATGACAGTAAATCCTGATTTTTTCTTGGTATTCAGTGCTTGATACAGgttttacttatttttttggttaaccTGATTCTTACTATTCAATTGCAGCAAAGAAAATAATGCTGACAAGCCCAATAACGAATGGAATCCCTCACAGAGGCCTGGTAAGATACAATTGCTGCTTTTTTATTGCCTGCGGGGTTTGTGACTATATTTTGTCAGGGACAATCTTATGATTTCTCATCATAGCTCATTCATTCTCTTCCATTTTCAGAGGTCTCAAATGATGATTTTGTACAGCAACAAAAGAAGCCCATCAGGTATATCTGATCATTTGCCTTATTCGTGTTTGGTGTTGATAGTTGCAAATTTTTCTGATAACTTTTAGCTCTTGTGTGACCCTTTCTGCTAGGCTATCTTCTTCTCCTTTCcactactctctctctctctctctctctcggtgtCATTTAGGAACTAAACCATTCCCACCCCCACCCCCAGCTGAATTCTGCATAAGTGGATAAATGTTGATCAAACCAGTCTATTGTAGtaaacttatttatttatttattttgtttcttcgTCTGTGCAGATACTCAGAGATGAAATTTAACCAGTGAAGTTACTAGATAGGTGGACCTAGTTTAAATAAGCTATCAAGTTGTACATTTTCCCAAGCAAAATATTTCATTTGTGGGTGTAGCAAAATTTGAGTACTACTTATGGTGCTGCAGGCCTCCTTCCACGCCCTCTGTTGTCTCCAGTTGTTGATCTGGTGCACTTTGGGCTGCCATTGTACTCTGAAGTACTTTAGGTTGGTAATGGAATTTTTAACTTTTGTTAGTGTGCTTATTGGTAATCATGTGCTTTATACTCTGGTTTGCGATACACGTTAAATTTCTCAGGGTTGGATTTCTGGTCTCTCTGTCTTATACTGTTGCATTTGACAAATTGATTTATTTGGTGGGTATATTACGCAGGTGGTGAGGGGGGGAGGGAGGATCCATAGAATGTTATTAGCTGATCACTTGAGTATTCTGAGTGTATACTCTCTAATAAGGTTTAACTTGTGTGGACATGTATGGACTGATTGGGTAATGATTGTTTTTGTCTTGAAATCAAAGAGACATGTTCTGTAAAgcttttttgttgaaaaagcaTTTTACATTGAAATACTGGAAgatgttgcaatatttctttgcATCTGTTTTGCACCCAAGGACAGTAGCGGTAACGGGATTAACTATTTTGTGACCTGTAATGCTATATTTGGAATTTGGACATCAATCAGTACAGACTGGAGGTTCTTATCTTCTGCACTGATATATGCTTTTGAGATTGCATATCTTACTCTTTGCTAGAGATTTGTCCTGAGTTTGTTGCTGAAATCCTGCACCATTTAGCTCTTTTGATTGAAAAGCCAAGGATAAGTGATCTATAGTTAATGCCTATTAGAATTCTGTCTTGTCATTTCACCAATCTTGTTAGATTTCTGTATGATTTTATTGCCACTGTGGATTGTCAATATTCAGCATATCATCTATTGAGTCGAGTCTTTGATCATTTGTTCTTTTTGTTCCCTTTTTGGTGTTTCCAGGTATTATGTGACAAACACCCTCCTTATGCTGCTTTATTCAAAGAAAAACAACACAGCTTGACGGGTGGTAGTTCAATATTCTAATAGGCGGTAAGAGCCAGAGGGTTCCCATGCTTTATGTTGATATTTGAAATTGAAAGATTATAGATAAAAATGACATTCCTCCTTTTTCAATGTCAGGTTCTTTTGGCTTGGTTTT encodes the following:
- the LOC113768114 gene encoding protein MLN51 homolog: MAEAAKEEEVEYESDPEETKLSLKMRRREASDDEEEEGGDGEDSERGEAFKPRRRIVDSDVESDGQGAAAEYEDEEEEEEDYGEEEEDELIDEEDYAEEDEVYVEERRGEIGEVEAVGKEAEAQVDGRKESREDRVGPKSIEGLQGSIDDGHFEDGANENQQGEEMGEEIGDEGEKKEIEPYAVPTAGAFYMHDDRFRDNAGGRNRRTFGGRKLWESKDDKKWGHDKFEELTMQERHFDEGRRNSRGRYRGRGRKRGAERGGYVRGSRPRAYNTNSNQNKNNNQNNALKSVRGRGPRRYQPSFKSNDEVRPALNQQSGKIAEKPLNANAGRVSAPASNVESEVAPAKKHVFASSLNSASPPFYPSASTSSSKEIAVTQKRDLQPGTNNRRIHPVVDENFSTAQSSAVQRGKSVVDSIGMDKLYINDSIATVAGKSSTTLQFPPGSSSMSSSQSPQLRAQGRGINNLPQVTYQSTGPNSQGNRISPPSQVHTTTQRNPVQNRGQPSLQTSGQQLAQNPGGGSQDSSPKAVINKSSFESAETEPLSESNKSKAALMAKGKGSVQGSGRGSFLYGGAQVIGASGNLGSGPGDQNFPAFLPFMQFGGQRPGGIGVPAVGMAFPGYVAQPQIGGLGNSEMTWLPVLAGAAGALGASYCSPYLAMDGSYHARPSGQASSPAAASIKENNADKPNNEWNPSQRPEVSNDDFVQQQKKPIRYSEMKFNQ